From a single Candidatus Melainabacteria bacterium genomic region:
- a CDS encoding serine protease → MANLQFGNKFVRPLRYCSITPEPDHFRKWAGAILPGTQGCAVASNAPLDIRPEAQRRAEQHAAPNIDVIELQRNAHDRPRKGARVPSEQPKELTYDSIEELLKKNVTDRRNVACKVSPRSGEIPVLQPGKESKGCEYTNSTKDPLAVSIYKQHRDQTVQINAKSESGPRKGSGVIVGQEKGTCLVLTDAHVTNGLNVDKKVSSVSVITAAGEKFPATVKKLDPSQDLALLSVKTGAETERVCKPVKVAEDLSSTRTGEPLVTLGSPEYSTSVYASPGKSLGTNQLINTFGEVSNIPGHPYVSQFSEVVRGEDTGRPVIEQNAQVYPGNSGGPTFNKAGELVGVLSRTKGPAHSLTTPVTASTIEALRK, encoded by the coding sequence ATCGCGAACCTACAGTTTGGTAATAAATTCGTAAGACCGCTCAGATATTGTTCAATCACGCCCGAACCAGATCATTTCCGCAAATGGGCGGGCGCCATCTTACCAGGAACCCAGGGGTGTGCCGTGGCATCAAACGCTCCATTAGACATACGTCCCGAAGCTCAGCGCAGAGCCGAACAGCACGCCGCGCCCAATATAGACGTGATCGAACTTCAAAGAAACGCGCACGATCGCCCCAGAAAAGGTGCACGCGTTCCTTCCGAGCAACCTAAAGAGTTAACGTACGATTCCATCGAAGAGCTGCTCAAGAAAAACGTCACTGACAGAAGAAACGTGGCTTGTAAGGTATCGCCCAGGTCCGGTGAAATTCCTGTTTTGCAGCCCGGGAAAGAAAGCAAAGGATGCGAATATACAAACTCCACGAAAGACCCTCTGGCAGTGTCGATCTATAAGCAGCATAGAGATCAAACCGTACAGATCAATGCAAAAAGTGAGAGTGGTCCTCGCAAGGGCAGCGGCGTAATAGTGGGTCAGGAGAAGGGCACCTGTCTCGTCTTGACTGATGCTCACGTCACAAACGGGCTTAATGTCGACAAGAAAGTCTCGTCTGTTTCCGTAATCACGGCAGCCGGTGAAAAGTTTCCTGCCACAGTGAAAAAACTGGATCCGAGCCAGGATCTTGCCCTACTGTCTGTAAAAACCGGTGCCGAGACAGAGCGTGTGTGTAAGCCCGTCAAAGTTGCAGAAGACTTGAGCAGCACCCGTACCGGAGAGCCGCTTGTTACCCTTGGTTCGCCCGAGTACTCAACGAGTGTCTATGCATCACCTGGCAAATCGCTTGGAACGAACCAACTGATCAACACCTTTGGCGAAGTCAGCAATATTCCAGGTCACCCTTATGTCAGCCAGTTCAGCGAAGTTGTACGTGGCGAAGACACCGGCAGACCTGTAATCGAACAAAATGCTCAGGTATATCCGGGCAATTCGGGTGGACCGACCTTCAACAAAGCAGGCGAACTGGTGGGAGTGCTAAGCCGCACGAAAGGACCAGCCCACTCCTTGACCACTCCTGTCACTGCCTCGACAATCGAAGCATTGCGTAAATAG
- a CDS encoding MFS transporter, producing MTAVTDYPAIAEETFAGHPKGLFNLFFTEMWERFSYYGMRAILVLYMVTAVADGGLAMTNAQAGQIYGLYTMAVYLSALPGGFLGDKVFGARRAVLIGGIVIALGHFTIAFPSTTSLFLGMLMIVLGTGLLKPNMATMVGALYGPGDVRRDAGFSIFYMGVNLGAMFAPLVCGYLAQGTEFKTWLTSIGVSPHISWHFGFAAAGIGMVVGLIIFLLNARLLGNAGLKIARSEAAESDKKQTNGEFLSKDEWRRIGAIGLLFLFNILFWAIYEQGGSSLNIFASKCVNTTIFGWSFPSTWLQTFQALFIIIFAPIISWIWLKLGEKQPTAPSKFGIGIFLLGLGISLMVPASMLAAHDKVSPLWLVGVFLLECLGELCLSPVGLSTVTKLAPARFGSLTMGAWYLSISIGNYVAGSLSGFFDEKNISGMNTLFGAMAVSAMVATGLMALLVPTIKKLMGGIK from the coding sequence ATGACCGCCGTTACCGATTATCCAGCAATCGCTGAAGAAACCTTCGCTGGGCACCCGAAAGGCTTGTTCAATCTCTTTTTCACTGAGATGTGGGAACGCTTTAGCTATTACGGAATGCGTGCCATCCTGGTACTGTATATGGTGACAGCAGTAGCCGATGGCGGGCTCGCCATGACAAATGCTCAAGCTGGACAAATCTACGGTCTCTATACAATGGCAGTCTACCTGAGCGCGCTGCCGGGCGGCTTTCTCGGAGACAAGGTTTTTGGTGCTCGCCGCGCAGTTTTAATTGGCGGCATCGTCATTGCACTCGGTCATTTCACTATTGCTTTTCCAAGCACCACTTCACTTTTTCTCGGCATGCTCATGATTGTCCTCGGCACCGGGCTGCTCAAGCCAAACATGGCAACTATGGTCGGTGCACTCTATGGTCCTGGCGATGTCAGACGCGATGCCGGGTTCTCCATTTTCTATATGGGTGTCAATCTCGGCGCCATGTTTGCACCGCTCGTTTGCGGTTACCTGGCTCAAGGAACAGAGTTCAAAACATGGCTAACCAGCATCGGAGTATCGCCTCACATCAGCTGGCATTTCGGTTTTGCAGCGGCAGGTATTGGTATGGTTGTGGGGCTGATCATCTTTCTTTTGAACGCCCGACTGCTCGGTAACGCCGGGTTAAAAATCGCCAGATCTGAAGCCGCAGAGTCGGACAAAAAGCAAACCAACGGCGAGTTCTTAAGCAAAGATGAATGGAGACGAATTGGTGCTATCGGTCTGCTCTTCCTTTTCAATATTCTCTTCTGGGCCATTTACGAACAGGGCGGATCGAGCCTCAACATTTTCGCCAGTAAGTGCGTTAACACAACAATTTTCGGTTGGTCATTTCCATCTACCTGGTTGCAAACCTTTCAAGCACTATTCATCATAATTTTCGCACCGATAATTTCGTGGATATGGCTCAAACTCGGCGAAAAACAACCGACGGCACCATCCAAATTCGGCATTGGAATTTTTCTTCTCGGGCTGGGCATTTCGCTTATGGTGCCTGCAAGTATGTTAGCGGCGCACGACAAAGTAAGTCCGCTGTGGCTGGTTGGTGTATTCCTGCTTGAATGCCTGGGTGAACTTTGCTTGAGCCCTGTAGGACTGAGTACGGTAACTAAACTGGCACCAGCCCGGTTTGGCTCATTAACCATGGGCGCCTGGTATCTGAGCATTTCAATCGGCAATTACGTCGCCGGCAGTTTAAGCGGATTTTTCGATGAAAAGAACATCAGCGGCATGAACACGCTGTTTGGAGCAATGGCAGTATCGGCCATGGTGGCGACAGGACTGATGGCATTGCTGGTGCCTACGATTAAAAAACTGATGGGCGGCATTAAGTAG
- a CDS encoding response regulator transcription factor, translated as MYILLAEDDQFLSDGLSRTLRHNGYKIDQAHNGLDAEAAMLANQYDLVILDLGLPDMDGLTLLANLRREGKALPVLILTARDAPNDRIRGLDLGANDYLCKPFNMGELEARIRALLRKEKWGNRMAIRVGSLLFDTHANKFFIDEQPLELSSREFLVLEMLLQRKGRVVMKTDLIEHLSNLEKDMTTNALDIVIHRLRKKIDDSGCIIQTVKGLGFIIE; from the coding sequence GTGTACATACTTTTAGCAGAAGACGATCAGTTTTTGTCCGATGGGTTATCGAGAACTCTTCGTCACAACGGCTACAAAATCGATCAAGCACACAATGGTTTAGACGCTGAAGCAGCCATGTTAGCCAACCAATATGACCTCGTCATTCTAGATCTTGGTTTGCCCGATATGGACGGGTTGACTCTGCTTGCAAATTTACGGCGAGAGGGAAAAGCACTACCTGTTCTAATTCTTACCGCACGAGACGCGCCCAACGATCGGATACGCGGGCTCGACCTGGGTGCGAACGACTATCTGTGCAAACCGTTCAACATGGGAGAACTGGAAGCAAGAATTCGCGCACTTCTGCGCAAAGAGAAGTGGGGCAATCGTATGGCAATAAGAGTTGGCTCCCTGCTATTCGATACTCATGCGAATAAATTTTTCATTGATGAACAGCCACTGGAGCTCTCCTCTCGTGAGTTTCTCGTTCTAGAGATGCTCCTGCAGCGCAAAGGACGTGTGGTTATGAAAACAGACTTGATTGAGCATCTAAGTAATCTGGAGAAAGATATGACCACGAATGCTCTCGACATAGTCATTCACCGGTTGCGAAAGAAGATTGATGATTCAGGCTGCATTATTCAAACCGTCAAAGGACTCGGATTTATTATTGAATAA
- a CDS encoding sensor histidine kinase, which translates to MRKPASIRRQLLLWLLIPLLSLAIVSSIVANFLGLQLARNIYDKQLLNSADSVVARIKIHDGNLTVDLPPAALAILRHNNRDDFSFQVLSPDGKNISGDPRLPAPEAADTNTAEPTFRTVQIKGKQMRVVCFSMPTPDFQFDHVIVQAAETRNTRTELAGQITMSILFAQLLLIISGAASIWFGVKRGLLPLMRVEKAVEARGPSDFSPIDVEEPVEINSLIKALNRMFKQLKDDRDMQERFISNAAHQLRTPLAVLGTYCDLARKTTSDLSIHSVLDDLDAGVNRMSKLVNRLLSLARSEPHVAATRTSTVFDLNTSASVMSAAHVPQALKKKIDIEFLSAKDPALVYGDPNAIDELIANLIENAVIYGPPGGNVTVKVINEEGHASVLVEDDGPGIPPEERGRVFERFYRMPGTDKPGTGLGLAIVREIAASHNALVDITTGPASKGTCIRVDFPEIVTNGKHR; encoded by the coding sequence ATGCGAAAGCCTGCCTCTATCCGTCGGCAATTACTTTTGTGGCTTTTAATTCCACTCCTCAGTCTGGCCATCGTAAGCAGTATCGTTGCTAATTTCCTCGGTTTGCAATTAGCCCGAAACATTTATGACAAACAGCTGCTCAATTCGGCCGACTCAGTAGTGGCTCGAATAAAAATACACGATGGCAACTTGACCGTCGATCTCCCACCTGCCGCCCTGGCAATCTTACGACACAACAATCGTGACGACTTTTCATTCCAGGTGCTTTCGCCAGACGGAAAAAACATCTCGGGAGATCCACGACTTCCGGCTCCAGAGGCAGCGGATACAAACACAGCGGAACCGACATTCAGAACTGTACAAATTAAAGGCAAACAGATGCGCGTGGTTTGCTTCTCTATGCCGACTCCCGATTTTCAATTCGATCATGTCATCGTGCAAGCGGCGGAAACGCGGAATACTCGCACAGAATTAGCCGGGCAAATCACAATGAGCATTTTGTTTGCTCAACTGCTGCTAATTATTAGTGGTGCCGCCTCGATCTGGTTCGGTGTGAAACGCGGTCTGCTACCGCTAATGCGAGTTGAGAAAGCAGTGGAGGCAAGAGGACCAAGCGATTTCAGCCCGATAGATGTAGAGGAACCAGTCGAAATCAACTCGCTCATCAAAGCATTGAATCGCATGTTCAAACAGCTGAAAGACGACCGGGACATGCAAGAGAGATTCATTTCCAATGCCGCCCACCAGTTACGCACACCGCTTGCGGTGCTTGGGACCTATTGCGATCTGGCCAGAAAGACAACCAGTGATCTATCTATCCACAGCGTGCTGGATGACCTGGATGCGGGGGTGAATCGCATGAGTAAACTAGTGAACCGACTGCTGTCCCTGGCTCGCTCTGAACCTCATGTTGCCGCAACACGCACGAGCACAGTTTTCGATTTAAACACATCCGCTTCGGTAATGTCGGCAGCACATGTACCACAGGCGTTGAAAAAGAAAATCGATATCGAGTTTCTGTCAGCCAAAGATCCGGCGCTTGTCTACGGCGATCCCAATGCTATAGACGAACTGATAGCGAACTTGATTGAAAACGCGGTTATCTATGGACCACCCGGCGGCAACGTAACAGTAAAAGTCATAAATGAAGAGGGACATGCTTCCGTGCTTGTTGAAGACGATGGACCTGGAATTCCGCCGGAAGAAAGAGGTCGCGTCTTCGAACGCTTCTATCGCATGCCAGGCACTGACAAGCCCGGCACGGGACTTGGTCTTGCGATCGTACGTGAAATAGCAGCCAGTCACAATGCACTTGTTGACATAACCACTGGTCCTGCCTCTAAAGGCACTTGCATTCGAGTTGACTTCCCAGAGATCGTCACTAACGGCAAACACCGATAA
- a CDS encoding amino acid transporter, translating to MQPSAKVRDEKSPWYNVMCLTGLDYFGSLGYAPGIAAISAGLLAPQATVVLVLLTLLGALPMYKRVAEKSPYGQGSISMLEKLVPGWIGKALILCLLGFAATDFIITITLSTADAAAHIAENTYVKQLISEQNFYAFLQNRMGVTIALLTVLTLVFLKGFKEAVQVAVAIVASYLVLNVGVSIIGCYEVAKTPDLWNQWQSHLLETFKSPLNMTIRSLIVFPALALGMSGFETGVTVMPIIKTDDSGGKEKSLEDRIHKTKKLLTSAALIMSSFLLLSSLMTTLLIPQAAFQPGGEANGRALAYIAHKYLGSIYGTCYDISTIAILWFSGASSMAGLLSLVPRYLPRFGMAPTWAKATRPLVIFFGLVSYVVTYLFKADVDAQGGAYATGVLVLMSSAAVAVFFSIPKEKKGNRAFYLSISAIFIYTTIMNIFQRPEGLKIACFFIACIFTISLISRAVRSTELRTQIVKFDETATEVIEKHKNAVMHIVAHTPGKYDYRFCDKQARALHYLDLIEAPDLVFLEITINDASDFSEKQLLVTAEKIDDNYVFRCSSAAAPNAIASILFAIRDQTGLVPHAFLYWSEGNPIFSTLKYLFLGVGLTGPVTREILREAEPDVSRRPRIHVT from the coding sequence ATGCAACCAAGCGCCAAGGTTCGCGATGAGAAATCGCCCTGGTATAACGTCATGTGCTTAACCGGGCTTGACTACTTCGGCAGCCTGGGATATGCGCCAGGAATAGCAGCAATTTCAGCAGGTTTGTTAGCTCCACAAGCAACAGTCGTGCTGGTGTTGCTCACCCTCTTGGGCGCTTTGCCCATGTACAAAAGGGTTGCAGAGAAAAGCCCTTACGGACAGGGCAGTATTTCCATGCTGGAAAAACTTGTGCCGGGGTGGATTGGCAAAGCACTTATTCTTTGCTTGCTCGGTTTTGCAGCCACCGATTTTATCATCACCATCACCCTGTCGACAGCAGATGCGGCAGCCCATATTGCCGAAAACACTTACGTAAAACAGTTGATTAGTGAGCAAAATTTCTATGCCTTCCTTCAAAATCGCATGGGTGTAACAATTGCACTATTGACCGTTCTCACGCTTGTCTTCTTGAAGGGCTTCAAAGAGGCTGTACAAGTAGCAGTGGCAATCGTCGCATCATATCTGGTGCTCAACGTCGGTGTTTCGATTATCGGATGCTATGAAGTTGCTAAAACACCTGACCTGTGGAATCAGTGGCAATCTCATTTGCTCGAAACATTCAAAAGTCCGTTGAACATGACGATTCGTTCGCTCATAGTATTTCCAGCGTTGGCACTGGGTATGTCGGGTTTTGAAACCGGCGTCACTGTTATGCCAATCATAAAAACGGATGATTCAGGAGGCAAGGAAAAATCTCTCGAAGACCGAATTCACAAGACGAAGAAGCTGCTTACTTCAGCCGCTTTAATCATGTCAAGCTTTTTGCTTTTAAGCAGTCTGATGACCACGCTGCTGATCCCACAAGCTGCGTTCCAGCCCGGTGGTGAAGCAAATGGAAGAGCACTTGCATACATCGCTCACAAATATCTGGGCAGCATTTATGGAACCTGTTATGACATATCGACAATCGCCATCCTCTGGTTTTCCGGAGCCTCTTCCATGGCCGGTCTGCTCAGTCTGGTGCCTCGCTACTTGCCTCGGTTCGGAATGGCGCCGACGTGGGCAAAAGCCACAAGGCCGCTGGTCATATTCTTTGGCTTAGTATCATATGTAGTGACTTACCTATTCAAAGCCGACGTCGATGCCCAAGGCGGAGCATATGCGACCGGCGTTCTGGTCTTGATGAGCTCAGCAGCAGTGGCTGTATTTTTCTCAATACCGAAAGAGAAGAAAGGAAACCGCGCTTTCTATCTCTCAATCTCGGCAATTTTCATCTATACGACAATAATGAACATTTTCCAGAGACCTGAGGGACTGAAGATAGCTTGCTTCTTTATAGCCTGCATTTTTACGATCTCGTTAATTTCCCGGGCTGTCAGGTCGACAGAGCTGCGCACACAGATAGTCAAATTCGATGAAACTGCCACCGAAGTTATAGAAAAACACAAGAACGCGGTGATGCACATTGTTGCCCACACTCCAGGCAAATACGACTATCGCTTCTGCGATAAACAAGCACGCGCCCTTCACTATCTAGATCTGATCGAAGCACCAGATCTGGTATTTCTAGAAATCACCATAAACGATGCCTCCGATTTTTCCGAAAAGCAACTGCTCGTCACCGCCGAAAAAATTGATGACAATTATGTATTTCGCTGTTCCAGCGCAGCCGCACCAAATGCTATTGCTTCAATCTTGTTTGCCATCCGCGATCAAACAGGGCTGGTGCCCCACGCTTTTCTATACTGGAGCGAAGGCAATCCGATTTTCTCAACCCTGAAATATCTATTTCTTGGAGTGGGTCTGACCGGTCCGGTAACACGCGAAATTCTGCGCGAAGCAGAACCGGACGTGAGCCGCCGACCGAGAATTCATGTAACGTGA
- a CDS encoding Na+/H+ antiporter — protein MDTTHPHIPVDSLLALLLAASATAVIVKWVRVPYAVALVIAGLSIGIFRVMPPITMTPDLVLMIFLPALLFEASWNMDIKALRRDWLSISVLATIGVIVCMFAVAAILHFVGGMNIQTALLFGAMVSATDPVSVVALFRKMGIDKRLTMILEGESLFNDGTAVVLFRIVLAIILSGGHWSITDSVVSFFIVVFGGAALGATLGYFASRITSAFDDHLLEITLTMVTAYGSFLLAERLGVSPVIAVVGAGIVLGNYGSRTGMSVTTRLAVNSFWEYAAFLVNSLLFLLIGLQINVDLIQKHSQLIAYGVLAVLVSRMLVVYGLCPFVSSKRLPIPDAWRHLLAWGGLRGALVMAMALSLPLDFPDREAVINLTFGVVLFTLLVPGLTMGTLVRLLGMMTKDQELKDYQKCQSLLSVYKAESKRIEEMRAGGQISSEIYEVLNEKNKVRTVQTEAELTTVSLTATTIQDLHLRQTQLELAKFRKEKLAQLVKEGKLSEEALHEIRVEVDAEIESLEAGSNSHNQPHSVEG, from the coding sequence ATGGATACAACTCACCCACATATTCCTGTCGATAGTTTGCTGGCTCTTTTGCTGGCGGCTTCTGCAACCGCTGTAATTGTTAAATGGGTGCGAGTTCCATATGCTGTTGCACTTGTTATTGCTGGTTTGAGTATCGGTATTTTTCGGGTCATGCCACCGATTACGATGACACCGGATCTGGTGCTAATGATATTCTTGCCTGCTTTGCTCTTTGAAGCTTCCTGGAATATGGATATAAAGGCATTAAGGCGCGATTGGCTTTCCATTAGTGTTCTGGCCACAATCGGTGTGATTGTGTGCATGTTCGCCGTGGCTGCCATTCTGCATTTTGTTGGTGGCATGAACATTCAGACTGCGTTGTTGTTCGGTGCAATGGTTTCTGCAACTGACCCTGTGTCAGTTGTAGCTTTGTTTAGAAAGATGGGCATCGACAAGCGTTTGACGATGATTCTTGAAGGTGAGAGTTTGTTCAACGATGGCACCGCCGTCGTTCTCTTTCGCATAGTTCTGGCAATTATTTTGTCCGGTGGTCACTGGTCAATTACTGATTCTGTGGTCAGCTTCTTCATCGTCGTGTTTGGCGGTGCTGCTCTTGGGGCGACGCTTGGTTACTTCGCATCACGAATTACCAGTGCTTTCGACGACCACTTGCTGGAAATTACATTAACCATGGTGACAGCATATGGTTCGTTTTTGTTAGCAGAACGGTTGGGTGTTTCACCGGTTATCGCCGTGGTGGGTGCGGGAATTGTTTTGGGCAACTACGGTAGTCGTACCGGCATGTCAGTTACGACCCGGTTGGCGGTCAATTCTTTTTGGGAGTATGCCGCCTTTCTCGTCAATTCCTTGCTGTTCTTGTTGATTGGTCTGCAGATCAATGTAGATTTGATTCAGAAACATTCTCAGCTTATCGCTTATGGCGTACTGGCAGTTCTTGTTTCCCGGATGTTGGTCGTGTATGGGTTGTGTCCCTTCGTTTCCAGTAAGCGATTACCTATCCCTGATGCATGGCGGCATTTGCTTGCATGGGGCGGTCTAAGAGGTGCTCTGGTAATGGCAATGGCGTTGAGCTTGCCGTTAGATTTTCCAGATCGTGAAGCGGTTATAAATCTTACTTTCGGTGTTGTTTTATTTACGCTTCTCGTTCCTGGTTTGACAATGGGTACTTTGGTTCGATTGCTAGGCATGATGACCAAGGATCAAGAACTCAAAGACTATCAAAAGTGTCAATCGTTGCTTTCTGTGTATAAGGCAGAATCAAAACGCATTGAAGAAATGAGAGCTGGCGGACAGATATCATCTGAGATTTACGAAGTTCTCAATGAAAAGAACAAAGTTCGCACCGTGCAGACCGAGGCTGAGCTGACAACAGTTTCACTTACTGCTACTACGATTCAGGATCTCCATCTCAGGCAAACTCAGCTCGAACTGGCCAAATTCCGTAAAGAAAAGTTGGCGCAACTTGTCAAAGAAGGAAAGTTATCGGAAGAAGCACTGCATGAAATTAGAGTAGAGGTCGACGCTGAAATCGAAAGCCTGGAAGCTGGGTCTAATAGTCATAATCAGCCTCACAGCGTGGAAGGTTGA
- a CDS encoding cysteine hydrolase, translating into MQNNRTKTALLLIDVINDLNFPESDAFLQQGIAASINILNMRNYCHKAEVPVIYVNDNFGVWRSDFAQVVKHCTSQSSKGSEISNRLVPSANDYFVLKPKHSGFYCTSLDPLLEFLMCETLILCGFAGNICVLFTGNDAYMREYKIVVPADCIASNSKTENDWALLQMSTLLKADTRTAGELIAANFLDSLTDS; encoded by the coding sequence ATGCAAAACAACAGAACAAAGACCGCACTGTTGCTTATTGATGTAATAAACGATCTGAACTTCCCAGAGTCCGATGCTTTTTTGCAGCAAGGGATCGCTGCTTCCATAAACATACTGAATATGCGCAATTACTGTCATAAAGCTGAGGTTCCTGTCATTTATGTCAACGACAACTTTGGCGTGTGGCGTTCTGACTTTGCGCAAGTAGTAAAGCATTGCACTTCGCAGTCGAGTAAGGGAAGCGAGATTAGCAATCGATTGGTTCCTTCAGCCAACGACTATTTCGTATTGAAGCCAAAACACTCCGGTTTTTATTGCACCTCATTGGATCCACTTCTAGAGTTTCTAATGTGTGAAACCCTGATACTTTGTGGATTCGCCGGCAACATCTGCGTTTTGTTCACAGGCAATGACGCGTACATGCGCGAATACAAAATAGTCGTCCCTGCTGATTGTATTGCTTCGAATAGCAAGACGGAAAATGATTGGGCCTTATTGCAAATGTCTACGCTGCTTAAAGCTGATACAAGGACAGCTGGGGAACTCATCGCTGCGAACTTTCTTGATTCGTTGACTGACAGTTGA
- a CDS encoding Hsp20/alpha crystallin family protein has protein sequence MTLNNIVQRRRTVPRQSELYSLPRLMAGYGAPWQDVERIFERAFNLTPVQLNGTDSQDFTPALDLHETEREFQVRLELPGMNESDIDISLSKDTLTISGEKKEEVEENARGIYRMERRFGSFSRTVRLPENVVDADKVEAAYKDGVLTVKLPKMAEVKESVKKISIGEGKSCVSDKISGCQAQLEAAENN, from the coding sequence ATGACCCTGAATAATATCGTTCAACGCCGAAGAACAGTTCCGAGACAATCTGAACTTTATTCTTTGCCTCGCCTTATGGCTGGTTACGGTGCACCCTGGCAAGATGTTGAGAGAATTTTCGAACGCGCTTTCAACCTGACACCTGTGCAGCTGAACGGTACTGATTCCCAAGATTTCACTCCTGCATTGGACTTACATGAAACCGAAAGGGAATTTCAAGTCAGACTTGAGCTACCGGGAATGAACGAAAGTGACATCGATATATCTCTCTCAAAAGACACGCTCACGATCAGTGGTGAGAAGAAGGAAGAGGTCGAAGAAAATGCTCGTGGCATTTATCGCATGGAAAGACGCTTTGGTTCGTTCTCACGTACAGTCCGCTTGCCTGAAAATGTAGTCGACGCAGATAAAGTCGAAGCCGCCTACAAAGACGGTGTTCTAACAGTCAAGCTACCCAAAATGGCGGAAGTGAAAGAGAGCGTCAAAAAGATAAGCATCGGCGAAGGCAAGAGCTGCGTTAGCGACAAAATTAGCGGCTGCCAAGCACAACTGGAAGCGGCCGAGAACAACTAG
- a CDS encoding glutathione-dependent formaldehyde dehydrogenase, whose product MKAVVWHGIGKITLDEVAEPQIEDPTDAVIKMVASSICGTDLHMVRGTLSPMKPGTILGHEAVGIVEQVGPSVQDIKVGDRVVVCSTIACGECVYCQAGEFASCDNSNPVGPEAGGAFFGGPAPTGAYHGLQAERARIPFADTVLIKLPDTISDDDALLCSDIFPTGYMGADIADVKEGDSVAVFGCGPVGLMAIASAKLRGASQIFAIDTISDRLALAAKLGAVTIDYEKADPIKALKDRTNGFGPDAVIDAVGVDAQGAHHGPAADRSVMGALENVIDQKIVAPQSVMFGEQWRQGDAPGQVLMWAVEAVRKSGVVSIIGVYPQTAKFFPIGLAMQKCLTVRAANCSHAKYIPICLKAVESGFYPSQVISRISNITGVIECYEHFDKREPGWTKVELLAV is encoded by the coding sequence ATGAAAGCAGTAGTCTGGCATGGTATTGGAAAAATTACTCTTGACGAAGTAGCGGAGCCGCAGATTGAAGACCCAACCGATGCGGTCATTAAGATGGTAGCTAGCTCCATATGCGGTACTGATTTGCACATGGTACGTGGAACGCTTTCTCCCATGAAGCCTGGAACAATACTTGGGCACGAAGCGGTGGGTATCGTGGAGCAGGTGGGCCCTTCCGTGCAGGACATAAAAGTCGGTGATCGCGTTGTGGTCTGCTCGACCATTGCTTGCGGTGAATGCGTTTACTGTCAAGCTGGTGAGTTTGCCTCCTGCGACAACTCGAACCCGGTTGGACCGGAAGCGGGAGGTGCTTTCTTTGGGGGACCTGCTCCGACCGGAGCATATCACGGGTTACAGGCTGAACGGGCTCGCATTCCTTTTGCCGATACCGTGTTAATTAAACTGCCTGATACCATCAGCGACGATGATGCTCTGTTGTGCTCTGACATTTTTCCAACTGGTTATATGGGCGCTGACATTGCTGATGTAAAAGAGGGCGACTCGGTTGCGGTGTTTGGCTGCGGACCGGTCGGATTGATGGCGATCGCGAGCGCAAAGTTGCGTGGTGCCAGTCAGATATTTGCCATCGACACTATCTCTGATCGGCTGGCGCTAGCGGCGAAATTGGGTGCTGTGACCATAGACTACGAAAAGGCAGATCCCATCAAGGCTTTGAAAGATAGAACCAACGGTTTTGGACCAGATGCCGTGATTGATGCTGTCGGCGTTGACGCGCAGGGTGCGCATCATGGGCCGGCTGCTGATCGTTCTGTTATGGGTGCACTCGAAAACGTCATCGATCAGAAAATAGTGGCACCACAGTCGGTCATGTTCGGCGAGCAGTGGCGACAGGGCGATGCCCCGGGTCAGGTTCTCATGTGGGCTGTTGAAGCGGTGAGGAAGAGTGGAGTGGTTTCGATTATTGGTGTCTATCCGCAAACAGCCAAGTTTTTTCCAATCGGGTTAGCGATGCAGAAATGCTTAACTGTGCGTGCTGCCAATTGCAGTCATGCGAAGTATATTCCAATCTGTTTGAAAGCTGTTGAATCCGGATTTTATCCGTCTCAAGTGATCTCGCGTATCAGCAACATAACTGGAGTAATCGAGTGCTATGAGCATTTCGATAAGCGAGAGCCCGGATGGACTAAAGTGGAATTGCTTGCGGTTTAG